Part of the Halopenitus persicus genome is shown below.
TAAGAACAGCGACAGTACTGCCTTTCGGGTCACGATCGCCAGTGCGATCGCGAGCACGGGTGGGATCAGTGACGCGGCGCCGAACTCGACCATATCCGAAACGGTTCGTTCGGAAGGCACTTAAAAACCTGTCTAAACCGGCAGTCCGATCCCGGTGACACGGCCACCGACCAGGCAAAGCGGACTGCCGGCGTCCGGGAACCACCACGGATCGGCGCCCTTCCGGATCCGCCACCACGACGGACCCTCGATTCGGATTCGAACGCAAGTCGTGGATCGGAACCGTCACCGCGGATCCGAACGCACTTATGCGGGAACGACCCACACCCAGCAATGACTGTACGAGTCGGCATCCTCGGCGCCACCGGCGCCGTCGGACAGCGATTCATCCAACTGCTCGACGATCACCCGACCTTCGAGCTCGCCGCGGTCACCGCGAGCGAGGCCAGCGCCGGGAAGACGTACCGCGAGGCCGCCAAGTGGCGCGTTGACACCCCGATTCCGGACGACGTCGCCGAGATGGAGGTCGTCGACACGGACCCGAAAGCGGTGCCGGACGACGTCGACCTCCTGTTCTCGTCGCTGCCCTCGGACGTCGCCGCGGCGGTCGAACCGCCGTTCCTCGAGGCCGGCTACGTCGTCTCCTCGAACTCCTCGAACGACCGGATGGCCGAGGACGTTCCGCTGACGATCCCCGAGATCAACCCGGACCACCTCGGGCTGATCGACGTCCAGCGCGACGAGCGCGGCTGGGACGGCGCACTCGTGAAGAACCCGAACTGCTCGACGATCACGATGGTCCCGACGCTTGCGGCCCTCGACCGGTTCGGACTCGAGGGTGCACACATCGCGACGCTGCAGGCGGTTTCGGGGGCGGGCTACTCCGGCGTCACCTCGATGGAGATCATCGACAACGCGATCCCGCACATCGGCGGCGAGGAGGAAAAGATGGAGACCGAATCCCGGAAGCTGCTCGGCTCCTTCGACGGCGCCGAGATCTCCCTCCACGACGCCGACGTCGCAGCCTCCTGTAACCGGATCCCGACGCTCGATGGCCACCTGGAGAACGTCTTCGCCGAACTCGCCGAGGACCCCTCGCCCGAGGCCGTCCGGGAGGCGATGCGCGACCAGCCCGCCGCCGATCTCCCGAGCTCCCCGGACCAGCTGATCAAGGTCTTCGACGATGCGGAGCCCGAGCGACCACAGCCCCGTCTCGATCGCACCTACGCCGACGGAATGGGGATCGTCGCCGGCGGCGTCCAAACCACCACGGACGGCGTGAAGTACAACTGTCTCGCACACAACACCATCCGCGGCGCCGCGGGCGCGTCGCTGCTTAACGGCGAGCTGTTGGTTGAAGAGGGCTGGATCTGAACGCTTCAGGGCTGGTCCGTCGGCGGTCCAGTCGGTCTACAGATGAGCAAGGCGAGTGTCTCGGGGTCGTTCGGAAACGTTCGATTTCCGTGATGACGAGACGCGGAGCGTCTCGACCCACTTGACCTCGAGCGTCTCGACCCATTTGACCCTGCGGCGGTTCACTCGTCCAGATAGCGACAGCGACCCGCCTCCTCGTCGAAACACTCCGGGCACTCGGGAGACCGATCGATGAGAAGCGACAGTCGATCGGCGACGTCGGCATCAAGGACGGGTTCGATCGCTCGTGCTTCCTCCCGGTACTCCGTGACCTCAAGGACGTCCCGCAGGAACCGCTGGATGAGACACGAGTTTTTGAGAAGCGACCGGCCACGCTCGCGTCCTGCGTCCGTCAGCGTGACCCCGTTGTACTTCTCATAGTGGAGCAGCCCCTCGGACTCCAGTTTCGCGAACATCTCGGTCGCACTTGAGGGATGGACGTCCAGCACGTCAGCGACGGCACCCGTGGCGATCGCTGCGTCCGCAACGCGCGTCCGTTCGAGGGTATAAATCACTTTGAGATACCGATCTCTCGAACCCATACGTCAGGGCCCCGTCGCGTGGTGCTCAACGTGTCTCCGATCGCGAGTCGGGTGCCGGACGAACGCGATCCTCCACGAGTGCATTATGATTTAGGTATGCCTAAAACATTATGTATTCTTCGATTCCGGCGGTCACGGAACCGGGAGCCGTCGATGGCACATATCAAAGCCGTTGATATACATATCAAAATCACATCACGAATATCTCGTTTTTTGTCGCGGATTTACGGCGAGGTCCCATCGTCCGATATCCGGAGTAAACTGATTTATGAGGGCGATTAGGCCGAACGATGAAATACCTCCGTTACCCCTTGCTGTTTTTGGGCTGGCCTAAAATATTCCATAGTTGACAATATTTATGTGGCTGGGGGTTCAAGGGAGAGGTGATGAGCACCAACGAATCCCTTCGTCGAAAGGCGGGCACCGTCGAGAAGAACGCCGTCCGTATCGACACCGACAAGGCCGAACAGGTCATCGAAGCGCTGAACACCGATCTCGCCGCCACGTACGTCCTCTATCACCAGCTCCGGAAGCACCACTGGAACGTCGCCGGGGCGGAGTTCGAGCAGCTGCACGACTGGTTCGGCGACGCCGCCGAGGACGCCGAGGACAACGCCGACGACCTCGCGGAGCGCGTCCAGGCTCTCGGCGGGGTGCCGATCAGCGGTCCGAGCGCCCTCGCGGACCACGCGCCGGTCGAGTTCGAAGGTGAGGACGTCTACAACGTCCGAACCTCGATGGAGAACGACCTCGTCATGTACGGCGAGATCATCGAGACCGTACGCGAGCACATCTCGCTCGCCGAGGACCTCGGGGACTACGCGACGAGCGAGATACTCCGTGAGACGCTCGAGGACCTCGAGGATGACGCCCACGAGATCGAGCACTTCCTGGAAGACGACACGCTCGTCCTCGAAGACGCGCTCAACTGAGGGGGTGTAAACGATGGCGAAGAGACAGATCGGCCTGGTCCGCGAGCCCGACACCGGCGAGCGCCGCCAAGAGTGGGGGACGGTCGGTGACAACCGGCTCCGGATCGATCGCGACGAAGCGGAGATGATCGTCGACGCCATCAGCGTCGACCACGCCGGATCGTTCAACCTGTTTTATCTCTTGCGCAAGCATTACTGGACGGCGGAGGGGGCGGAACACGACGACGTCGCGGACTTCCTCGAGGACGCGTACAAGCGAGTCCGCGACATCAACGACGACCTCGCGGTCCGGATCGTCGAACTCGGTGGCATTCCGCCGAACACGCCGCCGACGCTTCAGGACTACGCCGAGGTCCACCTGGAGGCGGAGGGCCTATATGACGTTCGTGCCTCGCTCGAAGGCGATCTCGAGGGCTATGCCACGCTGATCGCGAGTATGCGCGATCACGTCGGCCTGGTCGAAGACCTGGGCGATGCGGCGACGGGGGAACTGCTTCGGGACCGCCTCGAGGACCTCGAGGATGACGCCCACGAGATCGAACGGCTCCTCGAAGGCGACACGCTCGTTCGGGAGGACGCACTGAACTAACATGGCGAGTACACCACATCTCCGGAAACCCGATGCGGCCCACCGTCGACAAGAGTGGGACACGGTCGGGGAGAACGCCCTTCGCATCGACCGGACTGCGGCCGAACGGATCGTGGAGGCACTGAATTCCGAGCTCTCCGGGCTCTACATCCTGTTCAACCAGGTACGCAAACATTCCTGGCTCGTCGAAGGATCCGAGTCGAGGGACGTCGGTGACTTCCTCGAAGACGCCGCCGACCGACTCACCGAGATCACCGACGACCTTGCGATCCGGGTACACGCGCTTGGCGGCGTCCCCGTCTGTGGCCCGATGGGGATCCGCCAGCACGCACCGATCCACATCGAAGCACCACACCACTACGATATACGGTCCTCACTCGACCGCGATCTCGACGGCTACGCGACGCTCGCGGTGCAGATACGTGAGCACATCGCACTGGCGGACCGACTGGGTGAGGAAGCGACCAGCGAGCTACTGCGCGAGCACCTCACAACGCTCGAGGCGGACGCACACACGCTCGAGAAGTTCCTCGAGGACGATACGCTGGTCCAGCACGGATCGACGAACTGATCGCGGGTCGGCACCGCGGCGGCGAGCCCCCAGCCGGTGGACCCGGTTCGGTCCGCGGGAGGGGGCCTCACGGTCAAGGCGAGATCTCGTCGCGATCGATGGGGTCCTCGACGTCACCCATGATCGACTCGAGGAGGTCCGTAATCGTCAGCATCCCGACGATGTCCCCGTGTTCGACCACGAGCGCAAGCTCCTGATTTTCGGTCTGAAACTGGTCGATGGCGTCGCTAATCGCGGCATCCGCTGGCAGCGTCATCGGCGGCGCCGCGAGGTCCACGAGATCGAGGTCGCCGGTTTGTAACTCCTCGCGGTGGCGTTCCAGAACCGGAGCGTAGATGATCCCCTCGAAGTCCGTCAGCTCCTCCCCGACCATCGGGTAGCGCGTGTGCGGGTGTTCCGCCATCCGCCGAAAGTTCTCCTCGGTGTCGACCTCCGTCGAGAGGCTGATGATCTGCTCGGGCGGGATCATCACATCGCGAACCTCACGTTCGCCCACGTGGAGCGCATTCATGATTTCCTCGCGCCGCTCCTCCGGCAGCCCGCCCTCTTCGAGCACGGATCCGAGACGGTTTCGCAGGTCGGATCGGGTTTCGATGACGTCCTCTTCGGTCTCGAGCCAGGCGCCGGTCATCTCGACGCCGAACAGTTTGAGCGTCCGCTTTGCGACCGCATCGCCAAGCGTGATCAGTGGCGAGATCAGCCAGTTGCAGAGATACAGCGGAGTGGCACCGTACCGACAGACCATCCGTGACCGTTCGACGCCGAGGTAGGTCGGCGTCTGTTCGCCGTGGGTGAGATGAACGAGGTTGATTATCAGAAACGCGATGAGCGCACCCGCCCCGATGCCTGCGAGAGCCGAGCCCGCAAAGAGGGGTTCGAAGATGGCGGCGAGCGCGGGCTCGGCGACGATCCCGACCGCGATGCTGGAGGCCGTGATTCCGACCTGACACGTCGTGAGATAGATCTCAAGATCCTGGGTCATCTTCCAGGCGCGCTCGAGCGCGGGATGACCGTCCTCGATGAACTCCTCCTTCGAGAACTGTCTCGCGCGCGTCAGCGCGAACTCGATGGCGACGAAGAACCCGTTCGTCAGAATGAGCAGGAGACCGGCGAGAAGCCGGACCAGGATTTCAGCCGTGTTCATCGATGGGTGTTGGTTTATCGTCGAGACGTTTTACCCTTGAGGCCCAATCCACCTCCATCGGATCAACCGGCGATGACCGCGAGGGTCGGTCGCGGTCAACGCGGGCGGTTGCACGCGTCGAACCGCTCGTCCGACAGATAGACGTCGGCACCGCGCACTTCGACGTCGATCTCGTCGAGCGCGTCGCCCCGACAGGGGCCGTCCGTGCAGAATCCGTCGCCACACTCGAAGCGTGCCCCGTGGGCGTGACAGACGATCTGATCGTCGTCGATGATCGCACCATCGCCCGGATCGAGCGGGACGTTCGGCTTGTGCGGACACGAGTTTCGCCAGGCGAAGACGTCGGCGTCGTTCTCGCGCCGGAGAATGATTTCGGTGGTACGGCGCCCGCTGACTGCCGTACAGCGGAGTGTACTGTTCGACGGAACCTCCGACAGCGGCGCAACGTACCGCGGATCCCGCTCGCCGTCGGGGGCCGACTCCCCGTGCGGTCGGGGCGTCGTCTCCTCGGCAGCGTTGTCCGCGTCCGTGACCTCGGCA
Proteins encoded:
- a CDS encoding CNNM domain-containing protein encodes the protein MNTAEILVRLLAGLLLILTNGFFVAIEFALTRARQFSKEEFIEDGHPALERAWKMTQDLEIYLTTCQVGITASSIAVGIVAEPALAAIFEPLFAGSALAGIGAGALIAFLIINLVHLTHGEQTPTYLGVERSRMVCRYGATPLYLCNWLISPLITLGDAVAKRTLKLFGVEMTGAWLETEEDVIETRSDLRNRLGSVLEEGGLPEERREEIMNALHVGEREVRDVMIPPEQIISLSTEVDTEENFRRMAEHPHTRYPMVGEELTDFEGIIYAPVLERHREELQTGDLDLVDLAAPPMTLPADAAISDAIDQFQTENQELALVVEHGDIVGMLTITDLLESIMGDVEDPIDRDEISP
- a CDS encoding Rieske (2Fe-2S) protein is translated as MRDSIRVSVASDSEETSAHVHDDAGNVAADDVTFRFSIDGAEVTDADNAAEETTPRPHGESAPDGERDPRYVAPLSEVPSNSTLRCTAVSGRRTTEIILRRENDADVFAWRNSCPHKPNVPLDPGDGAIIDDDQIVCHAHGARFECGDGFCTDGPCRGDALDEIDVEVRGADVYLSDERFDACNRPR
- the dpsA gene encoding DNA starvation/stationary phase protection protein DpsA codes for the protein MSTNESLRRKAGTVEKNAVRIDTDKAEQVIEALNTDLAATYVLYHQLRKHHWNVAGAEFEQLHDWFGDAAEDAEDNADDLAERVQALGGVPISGPSALADHAPVEFEGEDVYNVRTSMENDLVMYGEIIETVREHISLAEDLGDYATSEILRETLEDLEDDAHEIEHFLEDDTLVLEDALN
- the dpsA gene encoding DNA starvation/stationary phase protection protein DpsA, whose product is MASTPHLRKPDAAHRRQEWDTVGENALRIDRTAAERIVEALNSELSGLYILFNQVRKHSWLVEGSESRDVGDFLEDAADRLTEITDDLAIRVHALGGVPVCGPMGIRQHAPIHIEAPHHYDIRSSLDRDLDGYATLAVQIREHIALADRLGEEATSELLREHLTTLEADAHTLEKFLEDDTLVQHGSTN
- the dpsA gene encoding DNA starvation/stationary phase protection protein DpsA, which codes for MAKRQIGLVREPDTGERRQEWGTVGDNRLRIDRDEAEMIVDAISVDHAGSFNLFYLLRKHYWTAEGAEHDDVADFLEDAYKRVRDINDDLAVRIVELGGIPPNTPPTLQDYAEVHLEAEGLYDVRASLEGDLEGYATLIASMRDHVGLVEDLGDAATGELLRDRLEDLEDDAHEIERLLEGDTLVREDALN
- a CDS encoding metal-dependent transcriptional regulator, which codes for MGSRDRYLKVIYTLERTRVADAAIATGAVADVLDVHPSSATEMFAKLESEGLLHYEKYNGVTLTDAGRERGRSLLKNSCLIQRFLRDVLEVTEYREEARAIEPVLDADVADRLSLLIDRSPECPECFDEEAGRCRYLDE
- the asd gene encoding aspartate-semialdehyde dehydrogenase translates to MTVRVGILGATGAVGQRFIQLLDDHPTFELAAVTASEASAGKTYREAAKWRVDTPIPDDVAEMEVVDTDPKAVPDDVDLLFSSLPSDVAAAVEPPFLEAGYVVSSNSSNDRMAEDVPLTIPEINPDHLGLIDVQRDERGWDGALVKNPNCSTITMVPTLAALDRFGLEGAHIATLQAVSGAGYSGVTSMEIIDNAIPHIGGEEEKMETESRKLLGSFDGAEISLHDADVAASCNRIPTLDGHLENVFAELAEDPSPEAVREAMRDQPAADLPSSPDQLIKVFDDAEPERPQPRLDRTYADGMGIVAGGVQTTTDGVKYNCLAHNTIRGAAGASLLNGELLVEEGWI